In Pseudomonas sp. Leaf58, one DNA window encodes the following:
- a CDS encoding PA4780 family RIO1-like protein kinase: MKTPKRIEPLIEDGLVDEVLRPLMSGKEAAVYVVRCGSQVRCAKVYKEANKRSFRQAAEYQEGRKVRNSRQARAMAKGSKFGRKEAEDAWQNAEVAALFRLAGAGVRVPKPYDFQDGVLLMELVTDADGDAAPRLNDVHLDAEDARTFHAFVIRQIVLMLCAGLVHGDLSEFNVLLGPDGPVIIDLPQAVDAAANNHAFSMLQRDVDNMAHYFGRFAPELKSTRYAQEMWALYEAGKLLPDSPLTGVFEDDEHEADVTGVMREIDAARLDDARRRAARDEAEHGPARAEEPTPPWLQ; this comes from the coding sequence ATGAAGACACCGAAAAGAATCGAACCCCTAATTGAAGATGGCCTGGTCGACGAAGTCCTGCGGCCGCTGATGAGTGGCAAGGAAGCCGCCGTGTATGTGGTGCGCTGTGGCAGCCAGGTACGCTGCGCAAAGGTTTATAAAGAAGCCAACAAGCGCAGTTTCCGCCAGGCAGCCGAGTACCAAGAAGGCCGCAAGGTGCGCAACAGCCGCCAGGCCCGGGCCATGGCCAAGGGCAGCAAGTTCGGCCGTAAAGAAGCCGAAGATGCCTGGCAGAACGCCGAAGTGGCGGCGCTGTTCCGCCTGGCCGGTGCCGGCGTTAGGGTGCCTAAGCCTTACGACTTCCAGGACGGCGTGCTGTTGATGGAGTTGGTAACCGATGCCGACGGCGACGCGGCGCCACGCCTGAACGACGTGCACCTCGACGCCGAGGATGCCCGCACGTTCCATGCCTTTGTCATTCGGCAGATTGTGCTGATGTTGTGTGCCGGGCTGGTGCATGGTGACCTGTCGGAGTTCAACGTACTGCTCGGCCCTGATGGGCCGGTGATCATCGATTTGCCGCAGGCGGTGGATGCCGCCGCCAATAACCATGCCTTCAGCATGTTGCAGCGCGACGTGGACAACATGGCCCATTATTTCGGGCGCTTTGCACCGGAGCTGAAAAGCACCCGCTATGCGCAGGAAATGTGGGCGTTGTACGAGGCCGGTAAGTTGCTGCCCGACAGCCCGTTGACTGGGGTGTTCGAAGATGATGAGCATGAAGCTGACGTAACGGGCGTGATGCGTGAGATCGACGCGGCCCGGCTGGATGATGCCCGCCGGCGAGCGGCGCGGGACGAAGCCGAGCATGGCCCGGCCCGGGCAGAGGAGCCGACACCGCCCTGGCTGCAATAA
- the gabP gene encoding GABA permease yields MQTHKNNLSHGLKSRHVTMLSIAGVIGAGLFVGSGRAIAEAGPATILAYILAGGLVVLVMRMLAEMAVASPDTGSFSTYADLAIGKWAGYTIGWLYWWFWVLIIPIEANIAATIINSWIPQMEIWVLSLVITLLLTATNLFSVKNYGEFEFWLALVKVVAIVSFIALGVCAIFGLLPGSGVSGVSRLWDSGGFMPNGFGAVLSAMLITMFSFLGAEVVTIAAAESDEAGKHISKATNSVIWRITLFYILSIFIVIALVPWTDPRLATEGSYVTVLDTLGVANAKAIIDFVVLTSVTSCLNSSLYTASRMVYSLSRRGDAPACAQVTSRSGTPVVAVLLSTGAAFLAVIANYLVPAKVFGFLMASSGAIALLVYLVIAISQLRLRQRLTAQGKTLGYRMWLFPWLTWAVILFISSVLVLMLFRPDHRLEVVSTMVLAVLVVCSGLLVTRRRARAVVIGSVGQGA; encoded by the coding sequence ATGCAAACCCACAAGAACAATTTGAGTCATGGATTGAAATCACGGCATGTGACCATGCTGTCCATTGCCGGCGTGATTGGCGCCGGCTTGTTCGTCGGCTCTGGTCGGGCCATCGCCGAAGCCGGGCCGGCTACCATCCTGGCCTACATCCTGGCAGGCGGCCTGGTGGTGCTGGTGATGCGCATGCTGGCGGAAATGGCCGTTGCGTCGCCAGATACCGGTTCGTTCTCTACCTATGCCGACCTCGCCATTGGCAAATGGGCCGGCTACACCATCGGCTGGCTGTACTGGTGGTTCTGGGTGTTGATCATCCCAATCGAGGCCAATATCGCCGCCACCATCATCAATTCCTGGATCCCGCAGATGGAGATCTGGGTGTTGTCGTTGGTGATCACCTTGCTGCTGACCGCCACCAACCTGTTCAGCGTGAAGAACTACGGCGAGTTCGAGTTCTGGCTGGCACTGGTCAAGGTGGTGGCCATCGTCAGCTTCATTGCCCTGGGCGTCTGCGCCATCTTCGGCCTGTTGCCCGGCTCTGGCGTCAGCGGCGTTTCGCGCCTGTGGGACAGCGGCGGTTTCATGCCCAACGGCTTTGGCGCGGTACTGAGCGCCATGCTGATCACCATGTTCTCGTTCCTCGGGGCGGAGGTGGTGACTATCGCCGCGGCCGAGTCCGACGAAGCGGGCAAGCATATTTCCAAGGCCACCAACTCGGTGATCTGGCGGATCACGCTGTTCTATATCCTGTCGATCTTCATCGTTATCGCGCTGGTGCCATGGACCGACCCGCGTCTGGCCACTGAGGGCTCCTATGTCACGGTGTTGGACACCCTTGGGGTGGCAAATGCCAAGGCTATCATCGACTTCGTGGTACTGACCTCGGTTACCAGCTGCCTCAACTCGTCGCTGTACACCGCCTCGCGCATGGTCTACTCGCTGAGCCGCCGCGGTGACGCCCCGGCCTGTGCCCAGGTGACCAGCCGCAGTGGCACGCCCGTAGTGGCGGTGCTGCTGTCCACCGGTGCGGCGTTCTTGGCGGTAATTGCCAATTACCTGGTGCCAGCCAAGGTGTTTGGCTTCCTCATGGCCAGCTCCGGCGCCATTGCCCTGTTGGTGTACCTGGTAATCGCCATTTCCCAATTGCGCCTGCGCCAGCGCCTGACCGCCCAAGGCAAGACCCTGGGTTACCGCATGTGGCTGTTCCCGTGGTTGACCTGGGCGGTAATCCTGTTCATCAGCAGCGTGCTGGTACTGATGCTGTTCCGCCCGGATCACCGTCTTGAAGTGGTATCGACCATGGTCTTGGCCGTGCTGGTGGTGTGTTCGGGGCTATTGGTGACACGGCGGCGCGCGCGCGCGGTGGTAATCGGCAGCGTAGGGCAGGGCGCCTGA
- the lhgO gene encoding L-2-hydroxyglutarate oxidase — MYDFIIIGGGIVGMSTAMHLIKVYPDAKILLLEKESGPARHQTGHNSGVIHAGVYYTPGSLKARFCLEGNKATKAFCTQQGIRFDECGKLLVATNDLEMQRMKALWERTAANGLERYWLSAAELREREPNIVGMGGIFVPSSGIVNYAEVTAAMGVEFQRAGGEIRYGAEVVGLQEQASEVIVRTHGDELRGRFLVTCSGLMADRVVSMLGLRTEFVICPFRGEYYLLPKQHNQIVNHLIYPIPDPSMPFLGVHLTRMIDGTVTVGPNAVLAMKREGYRKTDVSPSDLFQTLTTPGILKVLAKNFRPGLIEMKNSLFKGGYLKQVQKYCPSITKADLTPYPAGVRAQAVSRDGKLIDDFLFVNTARSVNVCNAPSPAATSAIPIGAYIVEKVCEQVGLQGGSFPKADLTALQRVAS, encoded by the coding sequence GTGTACGATTTCATCATCATTGGCGGTGGCATTGTGGGCATGTCCACGGCCATGCACCTGATCAAGGTCTACCCGGACGCGAAAATTCTCCTGCTGGAGAAAGAGTCCGGCCCGGCCCGCCACCAAACCGGCCACAACAGCGGCGTAATCCACGCCGGCGTGTATTACACCCCCGGCAGCCTCAAGGCGCGTTTTTGCCTGGAAGGCAACAAGGCGACCAAGGCCTTCTGTACTCAGCAGGGCATTCGCTTCGATGAGTGCGGCAAACTGCTGGTGGCCACCAATGACCTGGAGATGCAGCGCATGAAGGCGCTGTGGGAGCGCACTGCCGCCAATGGCTTGGAGCGCTACTGGCTGTCGGCAGCCGAATTGCGCGAACGCGAGCCCAACATCGTGGGCATGGGCGGCATCTTCGTGCCGTCCAGCGGCATCGTCAATTACGCTGAAGTGACTGCCGCGATGGGCGTCGAGTTCCAGCGTGCCGGCGGTGAAATCCGTTATGGCGCCGAGGTGGTCGGCCTGCAGGAACAAGCCAGCGAGGTCATCGTACGCACTCATGGCGACGAATTGCGCGGCCGTTTCCTGGTGACCTGCTCGGGCTTGATGGCCGACCGCGTGGTGAGCATGCTGGGCTTGCGCACCGAGTTCGTGATCTGCCCGTTCCGCGGCGAGTATTACCTGCTGCCCAAGCAGCACAACCAGATCGTCAACCACCTGATCTACCCGATTCCCGACCCGTCCATGCCGTTTTTGGGCGTGCACCTGACGCGGATGATCGACGGTACCGTCACCGTCGGCCCCAACGCCGTGCTGGCGATGAAGCGCGAGGGCTATCGCAAGACCGATGTCAGCCCCAGCGACCTGTTCCAGACCCTGACCACCCCCGGCATCCTCAAGGTACTGGCGAAGAACTTCCGCCCAGGCCTGATCGAGATGAAAAACTCGCTGTTCAAGGGCGGCTACCTCAAGCAAGTCCAGAAGTACTGCCCAAGCATCACCAAGGCCGACCTCACGCCTTACCCGGCCGGCGTGCGTGCCCAGGCCGTGTCGCGTGACGGCAAGCTGATCGACGATTTCCTGTTCGTCAACACCGCGCGCAGCGTCAACGTGTGCAACGCACCGTCGCCCGCTGCAACCTCCGCCATCCCGATCGGCGCCTACATTGTCGAGAAAGTGTGCGAACAGGTCGGCTTGCAGGGCGGCAGCTTCCCCAAGGCAGACCTGACGGCGCTGCAGCGGGTTGCCAGCTGA
- the glaH gene encoding glutarate dioxygenase GlaH, translating into MNAFTQIDELVMPLPLEPRGYTIAPSKQSPRLLEITFTRETVEAFVQAVAQWPVQALEYKSFLRFRLGEILDELCQGTLRPVLLNTILNRASGGMLITPVGLDDVSQAEDMVKFTTACAHLIGRSNYDAMSGQFYARFVVVNSDNSDSYLRQPHRVMELHNDGTFVNQITDYVLMLKIDEKNMEGGNSLLLHLDDWEQCDEFFRHPLARREMRWTAPPSKKVAEDVFHSVFDTDAEGRPTMRYIDQFVQPENFEEGIWLNVLSESLEGSQKKVSVPVGVGSFLLINNLFWLHGRDRFTPHEGLRRELMRQRGYVAFPKPLYQRGQ; encoded by the coding sequence ATGAACGCTTTTACGCAGATCGACGAACTTGTGATGCCTCTGCCGCTCGAACCGCGTGGTTACACCATCGCCCCGTCGAAACAGTCGCCGCGCCTGCTTGAGATCACCTTTACCCGCGAAACGGTCGAAGCGTTCGTCCAGGCTGTTGCCCAGTGGCCGGTGCAGGCGCTGGAGTACAAATCGTTCCTGCGCTTCCGGCTGGGCGAGATCCTCGACGAACTGTGCCAAGGCACCCTGCGCCCCGTGCTGCTTAACACCATCCTCAACCGCGCCAGCGGTGGCATGCTGATTACCCCAGTTGGCCTGGATGATGTGAGCCAGGCCGAGGATATGGTCAAGTTCACCACCGCCTGCGCGCACCTGATTGGCCGCTCCAACTACGACGCCATGAGCGGCCAGTTCTATGCCCGCTTCGTGGTGGTCAACAGCGATAACTCCGACAGTTACCTGCGCCAGCCGCATCGGGTCATGGAGCTGCATAACGACGGTACCTTCGTCAACCAGATCACCGATTACGTGCTGATGCTGAAGATTGACGAAAAGAACATGGAAGGCGGCAATTCCTTGCTGCTGCACCTGGACGACTGGGAGCAGTGCGACGAGTTCTTCCGCCACCCACTGGCCCGTCGCGAAATGCGCTGGACCGCACCGCCGAGCAAGAAGGTGGCCGAGGATGTGTTCCACTCGGTATTCGACACCGATGCCGAAGGCCGCCCGACCATGCGCTACATCGACCAGTTCGTGCAGCCAGAAAACTTCGAGGAAGGCATCTGGCTGAATGTCTTGTCCGAGTCGCTGGAAGGCAGCCAAAAGAAAGTTTCGGTACCTGTAGGCGTGGGCAGCTTCCTGCTGATCAACAACCTGTTCTGGCTGCACGGCCGCGACCGCTTCACGCCACACGAGGGCCTGCGCCGCGAGCTGATGCGCCAGCGCGGTTACGTCGCCTTCCCTAAACCGCTGTACCAGCGCGGTCAATAA
- the csiR gene encoding DNA-binding transcriptional regulator CsiR produces the protein MEALAPRQNSAFSGYERLKKDIIRGVFKPGEKLLMSTLKERYDLGVGPLREALSQLVAEHLVNAISQKGYRVAPMSLDEMNDIYDARANLEAMIIALAIERGDDAWEASVLAHSHTLAKVVEVKTREQRLDVWDERHKAFHTAIASGCGSKHLLQARTYLFDQAERYRHLWLTQTVFSEQALELKRQEHTALVEVILARDAKRASAMMRSHLMTPVPIIAQIMHAEGIGAR, from the coding sequence TTGGAAGCGCTCGCCCCCCGACAAAACTCAGCATTCAGCGGGTATGAGAGGCTCAAGAAGGACATCATCCGCGGCGTGTTCAAGCCCGGCGAGAAGCTCTTGATGAGCACCCTGAAAGAACGCTACGACCTGGGCGTAGGCCCGTTGCGCGAAGCGCTATCGCAATTGGTGGCCGAGCACCTGGTCAACGCGATCAGTCAGAAGGGTTACCGCGTGGCACCCATGTCGCTGGACGAGATGAACGACATCTACGATGCCCGCGCCAACCTGGAGGCAATGATCATCGCCCTGGCCATCGAGCGTGGCGACGATGCCTGGGAGGCCTCGGTACTGGCCCACTCGCATACCCTGGCCAAGGTGGTGGAAGTGAAAACCCGTGAACAGCGCCTGGATGTGTGGGACGAACGGCACAAGGCGTTCCACACCGCCATTGCCTCGGGCTGCGGGTCTAAACATTTGCTGCAGGCGCGCACCTATCTGTTCGACCAGGCCGAGCGCTACCGGCACCTGTGGCTGACCCAGACGGTGTTCTCTGAACAGGCCCTGGAGCTCAAGCGCCAAGAACATACGGCGCTGGTTGAAGTGATCCTGGCCAGGGATGCCAAGCGCGCCAGCGCCATGATGCGCTCACACCTGATGACCCCGGTGCCAATCATTGCGCAGATCATGCATGCCGAGGGCATCGGCGCACGCTGA
- a CDS encoding response regulator transcription factor — MPRVLTIEDDAVTGQEIVAELTSHGLEVDWADNGREGLAKAIAGGYDLITLDRMLPEVDGLTIVTTLRSLKIATPILMISALSDVDERVRGLRAGGDDYLTKPFASDEMAARVEVLLRRNSVPMTQTRLQVADLQLDLISHEARRGDNTLNLLPTEYKLLEYLMRHSGQVITRMMIFEEVWGYHFDPGTNLIDVHIGRLRKKIDSPGQSPLIRTVRGSGYAIAEPV; from the coding sequence ATGCCTCGCGTACTGACCATCGAAGACGACGCCGTCACCGGCCAGGAAATCGTCGCCGAACTTACCAGCCACGGCCTGGAGGTGGATTGGGCCGACAATGGCCGTGAAGGCTTGGCCAAGGCCATTGCCGGCGGCTACGACCTGATCACCTTGGACCGTATGCTGCCCGAGGTCGATGGGCTGACCATCGTCACCACCCTGCGCAGCCTCAAGATCGCCACGCCGATCCTGATGATCAGCGCCCTTTCCGACGTCGATGAACGGGTGCGTGGCCTGCGTGCAGGCGGCGACGACTACCTGACCAAGCCGTTTGCCTCCGACGAGATGGCTGCACGGGTCGAGGTACTGCTGCGCCGCAATAGCGTGCCCATGACCCAGACCCGCCTGCAGGTCGCCGACCTGCAACTGGACCTGATCAGCCACGAAGCCCGCCGCGGCGACAATACGCTCAACCTGCTGCCCACCGAGTACAAGCTGCTGGAATACCTGATGCGCCACAGCGGCCAAGTGATCACCCGGATGATGATTTTCGAGGAAGTCTGGGGCTACCACTTCGACCCGGGCACCAACCTGATCGACGTACACATCGGCCGCCTGCGCAAGAAAATCGACTCCCCCGGCCAATCGCCGCTGATCCGTACCGTACGGGGCTCCGGCTATGCCATTGCTGAACCCGTCTAA
- a CDS encoding HAMP domain-containing sensor histidine kinase, giving the protein MPLLNPSKGWSSSTSRLLALYSFLFVAWSSILMGVLYFEVSSYLNKLTRHSMLQRQHLFAHMSGKQLDDALIASQAFEERSFDAYGLFDKQLNPIGGRIRAIPPELGLDGKVHELERCLDADDPHMPRDSCDAVAISVQDGRWLVLVRDNGSLFVVTRIILHALLWGISLTLIPGFAGWYLLRRRPLKRIRAIQAQAELIVAGDLTHRLPLSARRDELDMLAAIVNAMLDRIERLMHEVKGVCDNIAHDLRTPLTRLRAQLYRIRQQSDADSTQAEALDQAIGETDTLMARFRGLLRISELEDRQRRAGFVQLDPHELLVELHDFYLPLAEDGGIRLVLQQPAQLPALHGDRELLFEALANLVGNAIKFTPEGGQVRIAATQDANGLQLAIEDSGPGIPQEERAAVLKRFYRSEEGHRHAGFGLGLSIVAAIVDLHGFGLEIGESELGGARLVLHCPLAGLAK; this is encoded by the coding sequence ATGCCATTGCTGAACCCGTCTAAGGGCTGGAGCTCTTCGACCAGCCGCCTGCTGGCGCTGTACAGTTTTCTGTTCGTGGCTTGGAGCAGCATTCTCATGGGCGTGCTGTACTTCGAGGTGTCCAGCTACCTGAACAAACTTACCCGCCATTCCATGTTGCAGCGCCAGCACCTGTTCGCGCACATGAGTGGCAAACAGCTGGACGATGCCCTGATCGCCAGCCAGGCTTTCGAAGAACGCAGCTTCGACGCCTATGGCCTGTTCGACAAACAGCTCAACCCAATTGGCGGGCGCATCCGCGCCATCCCGCCCGAGCTGGGGCTCGATGGCAAGGTTCACGAACTGGAGCGCTGCCTGGACGCCGACGACCCGCACATGCCGCGCGATAGCTGCGATGCCGTGGCGATTAGCGTGCAGGATGGCCGCTGGCTGGTGCTGGTGCGTGACAACGGCTCGCTGTTCGTGGTTACCCGGATCATCCTGCACGCCCTGCTGTGGGGTATTTCGCTGACCTTGATTCCAGGCTTTGCCGGCTGGTACCTGTTGCGGCGCAGGCCGCTCAAGCGCATCCGCGCGATCCAGGCCCAAGCCGAGCTGATTGTTGCCGGCGACCTCACCCACCGCCTGCCGCTGTCGGCCCGCCGCGACGAACTGGACATGCTGGCGGCCATCGTTAACGCCATGCTCGACCGCATCGAACGGCTGATGCACGAGGTCAAGGGTGTATGTGACAACATCGCCCACGACCTGCGCACCCCGCTCACGCGCCTGCGTGCCCAGCTTTACCGCATTCGCCAGCAAAGTGACGCCGACTCCACCCAGGCCGAGGCGCTGGACCAGGCCATCGGCGAAACCGACACCCTGATGGCGCGTTTTCGCGGTTTGCTGCGCATCAGCGAGCTGGAAGACCGCCAGCGGCGGGCAGGCTTCGTCCAGCTCGACCCGCACGAACTACTGGTGGAGTTGCACGACTTCTACTTGCCGTTGGCCGAAGATGGCGGCATTCGCCTGGTGTTGCAGCAGCCAGCGCAGCTGCCTGCACTGCACGGTGACCGCGAGCTGCTGTTCGAGGCGCTGGCCAACCTGGTGGGCAACGCTATCAAGTTCACCCCCGAAGGTGGGCAGGTGCGGATTGCCGCGACGCAAGACGCCAATGGCCTGCAGCTGGCCATCGAGGACAGTGGGCCGGGCATTCCACAAGAGGAACGTGCTGCGGTGCTGAAGCGCTTCTATCGCAGCGAGGAAGGCCACCGCCATGCGGGGTTCGGGCTGGGGTTGTCGATCGTTGCGGCGATCGTCGACCTGCATGGGTTCGGGCTGGAGATTGGTGAAAGCGAGTTGGGTGGAGCCAGGCTGGTGTTGCACTGCCCGCTTGCGGGGTTGGCTAAATAA
- the cysS gene encoding cysteine--tRNA ligase has product MLTIYNTLSKAKETFKPLDGNKVRMYVCGMTVYDYCHLGHGRSMVAFDLVTRWLRKSGYELTYVRNITDIDDKIINRANENGETFDALTARMIDAMHEDERRLNILPPDQEPRATEHIAGMHAMIQTLIDKGYAYAPGNGDVYYRVGKFVGYGKLSRKKIEDLRIGARIEVDEAKQDPLDFVLWKGVKPGEPSWESPWGPGRPGWHIECSVMSTCCLGESFDIHGGGSDLEFPHHENEIAQSEAATGKQYANAWMHCGMIRINGEKMSKSLNNFFTIRDVLEKYHPEVVRYLLVASHYRSAINYSEDSLRDAKGALERFYHALRGLPRVAAQGGEAFVERFSVAMNDDFGTPEACAVLFDLVREINRLRDSDPAAAAGLAGRLRELGDVLGVLQLEADDFLRAGAEGKVDAAEVEGLIQARLQARADKNWAESDRIRDQLTAMGVVLEDSKGSTTWRLAD; this is encoded by the coding sequence GTGCTTACCATCTACAACACCCTGAGCAAAGCGAAGGAAACCTTCAAGCCGCTGGATGGCAACAAGGTACGCATGTACGTGTGCGGCATGACCGTATACGACTACTGCCACCTGGGCCATGGCCGCAGCATGGTGGCCTTCGACCTGGTCACTCGCTGGCTGCGCAAAAGCGGCTACGAGCTAACCTACGTGCGCAACATCACCGACATCGATGACAAAATCATCAACCGGGCCAACGAAAACGGCGAAACCTTCGACGCCCTGACTGCCCGCATGATCGACGCGATGCACGAAGACGAGCGCCGCCTCAACATCCTGCCGCCAGACCAGGAGCCGCGTGCGACCGAGCATATTGCCGGCATGCACGCGATGATTCAGACCTTGATCGACAAGGGTTATGCCTACGCCCCAGGCAATGGCGACGTGTACTACCGTGTCGGCAAGTTCGTCGGTTACGGCAAGCTGTCGCGCAAGAAGATCGAAGACCTGCGCATCGGTGCACGCATCGAGGTCGATGAAGCCAAGCAGGACCCGCTGGACTTCGTGCTGTGGAAAGGCGTCAAGCCGGGCGAGCCAAGTTGGGAATCGCCATGGGGCCCAGGGCGGCCGGGCTGGCACATCGAGTGCTCGGTGATGTCCACCTGCTGCCTGGGCGAAAGCTTCGACATCCACGGCGGCGGCAGCGACCTGGAGTTCCCGCACCACGAGAACGAGATTGCCCAGAGCGAGGCAGCCACTGGCAAGCAGTACGCCAATGCCTGGATGCACTGCGGCATGATCCGCATCAACGGCGAGAAGATGTCCAAGTCGTTGAACAACTTCTTCACCATCCGTGACGTACTCGAGAAGTACCACCCGGAAGTGGTGCGTTACCTGCTGGTGGCCAGCCACTACCGCAGCGCGATCAACTACTCCGAAGACAGCCTGCGTGACGCCAAGGGTGCGCTGGAGCGCTTCTACCACGCCTTGCGCGGTTTGCCACGCGTGGCCGCCCAGGGCGGCGAGGCGTTTGTCGAGCGCTTCAGCGTGGCGATGAACGACGACTTCGGCACCCCCGAGGCCTGCGCCGTGCTGTTCGACCTGGTGCGCGAGATCAACCGCCTGCGCGACAGCGACCCAGCGGCCGCTGCCGGCCTTGCGGGGCGCCTGCGTGAGCTGGGTGATGTGCTGGGTGTGCTGCAGCTCGAAGCCGATGACTTCCTGCGTGCCGGTGCCGAAGGCAAAGTGGACGCCGCTGAAGTCGAGGGCTTGATCCAGGCGCGCCTGCAGGCGCGTGCGGACAAGAACTGGGCCGAGTCTGACCGCATTCGCGACCAGCTGACCGCCATGGGTGTGGTGCTGGAAGACAGCAAGGGTAGCACTACCTGGCGTCTTGCTGACTGA
- a CDS encoding glutamine--tRNA ligase/YqeY domain fusion protein: protein MSKPTADNAPNAAAKGAPAVPANFLRPIIQADLDSGKHSSIVTRFPPEPNGYLHIGHAKSICVNFGLAKEFGGVCHLRFDDTNPAKEDQEYIDAIQSDVKWLGFDWAGDVRYASNYFDQLHDWAVELIKRGKAYVCDLTPDQAKEYRGNLKEPGKNSPFRERSVEDNLDLFARMKAGEFKDGERVLRAKIDMASPNMNLRDPILYRIRHAHHHQTGDKWCIYPNYDFTHGQSDAIEGITHSICTLEFEGHRPLYDWFLDNLPVPAHPRQYEFSRLNLNYTITSKRKLKQLVDEKHVDAWDDPRMSTLSGFRRRGYTPASIRNFCEMIGTNRSDGVVDMSMLEFSIRDDLDRTAPRAMCVLRPLKVVITNYPEGQVEQLELPRHPKEDMGVRVLPFARELYIDRDDFMEEPPKGYKRLEPAGEVRLRGSYVIRADEAIKDADGNIVELRCSYDPDTLGKNPEGRKVKGVIHWVPAEGSVECEVRLYDRLFRSANPEKTEDGGSFLDNINPDSLQVLTGCRAEPSLGQAQPEDRFQFEREGYFCADLKDSQPGRPVFNRTVTLRDSWGS from the coding sequence ATGAGCAAGCCCACTGCCGACAACGCGCCCAACGCCGCTGCCAAAGGCGCCCCCGCTGTCCCTGCGAACTTCCTGCGGCCGATCATCCAGGCCGACCTGGACTCGGGCAAGCACAGCAGCATCGTCACCCGCTTCCCGCCCGAGCCTAATGGTTACCTGCACATCGGCCACGCCAAGTCGATCTGCGTCAACTTCGGCCTGGCCAAGGAATTCGGGGGCGTCTGCCACCTGCGTTTCGACGATACCAACCCGGCCAAGGAAGACCAGGAGTACATCGACGCTATCCAAAGCGATGTCAAGTGGCTGGGCTTCGACTGGGCTGGCGACGTACGCTACGCCTCCAACTACTTCGACCAGTTGCACGACTGGGCGGTCGAGCTGATCAAGCGTGGCAAGGCCTATGTCTGCGACCTGACCCCTGATCAAGCCAAGGAATACCGCGGCAACTTGAAAGAGCCGGGTAAGAACAGCCCGTTCCGTGAGCGTAGCGTAGAAGACAATCTTGACCTGTTCGCCCGCATGAAGGCCGGCGAGTTCAAGGATGGCGAGCGCGTGCTGCGGGCCAAGATCGACATGGCGTCGCCAAACATGAATCTGCGCGACCCAATTCTGTACCGCATCCGCCATGCCCACCACCACCAGACCGGTGACAAGTGGTGCATCTACCCCAACTATGACTTTACCCACGGCCAGTCGGACGCCATCGAGGGCATTACCCACTCGATCTGCACCCTGGAATTCGAAGGGCATCGTCCACTGTACGACTGGTTCCTCGACAACCTGCCGGTGCCGGCACACCCGCGCCAGTATGAGTTCAGCCGCCTGAACCTGAACTACACCATCACGTCCAAGCGCAAGCTCAAGCAGCTGGTCGACGAAAAGCACGTTGACGCCTGGGACGATCCACGCATGTCGACCCTGTCCGGTTTCCGTCGCCGTGGCTACACCCCGGCCTCGATCCGCAACTTCTGCGAAATGATCGGCACCAACCGCTCCGACGGCGTAGTCGACATGTCGATGCTCGAGTTCAGTATCCGTGATGACCTGGATCGCACCGCGCCGCGTGCCATGTGCGTGCTGCGCCCGTTGAAAGTGGTCATCACCAACTACCCGGAAGGTCAGGTCGAGCAGCTCGAACTGCCGCGTCACCCGAAGGAAGATATGGGCGTGCGCGTGCTGCCGTTTGCCCGCGAGCTGTACATCGACCGTGACGACTTCATGGAAGAGCCGCCGAAGGGCTACAAGCGCCTGGAACCGGCGGGTGAAGTGCGCCTGCGCGGCAGCTACGTGATCCGCGCCGACGAGGCAATCAAGGACGCCGACGGCAACATCGTCGAGCTGCGCTGCTCGTACGACCCCGACACCCTGGGCAAAAACCCGGAAGGCCGCAAGGTCAAGGGCGTGATTCACTGGGTGCCGGCCGAAGGCAGCGTCGAGTGCGAAGTGCGCCTGTACGACCGGCTGTTCCGCTCTGCCAACCCGGAAAAAACCGAAGACGGCGGCAGCTTCCTGGACAACATCAACCCCGATTCGCTGCAGGTGCTGACCGGTTGCCGCGCCGAGCCATCGCTGGGCCAGGCTCAGCCTGAGGACCGCTTCCAGTTCGAGCGCGAAGGCTACTTCTGCGCCGATCTGAAAGACAGCCAGCCGGGCCGCCCGGTGTTCAACCGCACTGTCACCCTGCGTGACTCCTGGGGCAGCTGA